The following coding sequences lie in one Candidatus Nitrospira nitrificans genomic window:
- a CDS encoding urease subunit beta, giving the protein MKTKAPQGSGEGNEGQTASEQTGTSRRQFLARSGRVAAGVGAASLLSNPGQAGLSFAATESLITKVSGTGGVKMKKVDAPQRSKEALAAAVRAELNAPIIPGEIMTVAGDIEMLKGRETKEVTVKNLGDRPIQVGSHCHFFESNRALKFDREQAFGFRLAVPAGTAVRFEPGEEKKVTLVALAGNRLMQGVNGLTEGLLDDPKVKAKAVGLAADRGFGKGGAR; this is encoded by the coding sequence ATGAAAACGAAAGCACCACAAGGTTCTGGAGAGGGCAATGAAGGGCAAACGGCTTCCGAACAAACAGGAACTTCGCGGCGGCAGTTTCTTGCGCGGAGCGGGCGTGTAGCGGCAGGGGTCGGTGCCGCCTCGCTCTTGAGCAACCCCGGTCAAGCCGGACTGTCGTTTGCTGCGACTGAATCACTGATCACAAAGGTCAGCGGAACAGGAGGAGTCAAGATGAAAAAAGTGGACGCGCCGCAGAGATCGAAGGAGGCGTTAGCCGCAGCGGTCAGGGCTGAGTTGAACGCCCCGATCATCCCTGGTGAGATCATGACGGTGGCGGGCGATATCGAGATGTTGAAAGGACGCGAGACCAAGGAAGTAACGGTCAAGAACTTAGGTGATCGTCCGATTCAGGTCGGTTCGCACTGTCATTTCTTCGAGTCCAATCGTGCGCTCAAGTTCGATCGTGAGCAGGCGTTCGGCTTTCGGCTGGCTGTTCCGGCCGGCACGGCAGTCCGCTTTGAGCCGGGTGAAGAAAAGAAAGTGACGCTCGTGGCACTGGCTGGGAATCGACTGATGCAGGGTGTCAACGGATTGACTGAAGGGCTGTTGGATGATCCGAAAGTCAAAGCCAAGGCCGTGGGACTCGCCGCTGATCGCGGATTTGGAAAAGGAGGCGCACGGTGA
- the ureG gene encoding urease accessory protein UreG — MHDLNREHSHNWTPTQARKQGIPVLGIGGPVGSGKTALVEALCQRLRDRFSLAAVTNDIFTKIDAEILTKRAALPVDRILGVETGGCPHTAIREDASHNQEAIDDLLRRHPDVELIFLESGGDNLAATFSPELVDHVIYVIDVSGGDKIPRKGGPGITRSDFLVINKMDLAPHVRADLSVMDRDTRKMRGELPFVFTNILSGEGMDAVVAWVEQRIPQRVKRP, encoded by the coding sequence ATGCATGATCTTAATCGTGAGCATAGCCACAATTGGACTCCGACTCAGGCCAGAAAACAAGGCATTCCGGTCCTCGGTATCGGAGGTCCCGTCGGTTCGGGGAAGACCGCGCTGGTGGAAGCGCTGTGTCAGCGGTTGCGCGATCGCTTCAGCCTCGCTGCCGTGACCAACGATATTTTCACGAAAATCGACGCCGAAATTCTGACCAAACGTGCCGCACTTCCGGTCGATCGGATTCTTGGCGTGGAAACCGGAGGCTGTCCCCATACGGCGATCCGTGAGGACGCGTCACATAACCAGGAAGCCATTGATGATCTGCTGCGCCGGCATCCGGATGTGGAGTTGATCTTCTTGGAAAGCGGCGGGGATAACCTTGCGGCCACGTTCAGCCCGGAACTGGTGGACCATGTCATCTATGTGATTGATGTGTCGGGCGGTGACAAGATTCCACGGAAGGGTGGACCGGGGATCACGCGATCTGATTTCCTCGTCATCAACAAGATGGATTTGGCTCCGCATGTGCGTGCCGATCTCTCCGTCATGGATCGAGATACCCGCAAGATGCGCGGTGAACTTCCCTTTGTCTTCACCAATATCCTGTCCGGGGAAGGAATGGATGCGGTCGTGGCGTGGGTTGAACAGCGTATCCCGCAACGAGTCAAGCGTCCATGA
- the ureC gene encoding urease subunit alpha: protein MKISRKQYASLYGPTTGDRVRLADTDLIIEVEEDRTVPGEEAVFGGGKTIRDGMGQSARATSTSGQLDCVITNALILDYTGVIKADIGIKDGRIVGIGKAGNSDLMAGVTPGMEIGPGTEAISGEGKIVTAGGIDTHIHFICPQQCWEALSAGLTTMIGGGTGPSSGTSATTCTPGPWNIHRMLEASEGIPINLGFMGKGNASRPEGLNEQIEAGALGLKLHEDWGTTPKAIDTCLSVADRYDVQVAIHTDTLNEAGYIEDTIKAIKGRTIHSFHTEGAGGGHAPDIIKICGEPNVLPSSTNPTMPFTVNTMDEHLDMLIVCHNLNPRIPEDVAFAESRIRRETIAAEDILHDLGAISIMSSDSQAMGRIGEVITRTWQTAHKMKAQRGHLTPVGGRDSGQNDNFRARRYIAKYTINPAITHGIAHEVGSIEVGKIADLVVWKPEFFGVKPEMVLKSGFIAQAQMGDPNASIPTPEPTISRPMFGAFGRALSSTSFTFISQAAMDHEIPKRLGLQRRVAAVKNCRNIGKRDLKLNDALPKVEVHPETYIVTADGVPLTCEPAIVLPLAQRYQLF, encoded by the coding sequence GTGAAAATTTCACGCAAGCAATATGCATCTCTGTATGGACCTACGACCGGCGATCGTGTCCGACTGGCCGACACGGACTTGATCATCGAAGTCGAGGAAGATCGGACTGTCCCCGGTGAAGAAGCCGTCTTCGGCGGCGGGAAAACCATTCGTGACGGCATGGGGCAGTCCGCGCGCGCGACCAGCACCAGCGGGCAGCTCGACTGCGTGATCACGAACGCGCTCATCCTTGACTACACCGGTGTCATCAAGGCCGACATCGGCATCAAGGACGGCCGGATCGTCGGGATCGGCAAGGCGGGCAACTCTGATCTCATGGCGGGTGTGACGCCAGGCATGGAAATCGGCCCAGGGACGGAAGCGATTTCCGGCGAAGGCAAGATCGTCACGGCCGGTGGCATTGATACGCACATTCACTTCATTTGCCCGCAGCAATGTTGGGAGGCGTTGTCGGCCGGGTTGACCACGATGATCGGTGGTGGGACTGGTCCTTCAAGCGGAACCAGTGCGACCACCTGTACGCCTGGTCCATGGAACATCCATCGGATGTTGGAAGCGTCGGAAGGTATCCCGATCAATCTCGGTTTCATGGGGAAGGGAAATGCGTCAAGACCTGAAGGGTTAAATGAGCAAATCGAAGCGGGGGCTCTTGGCTTGAAGCTGCATGAAGATTGGGGCACCACACCGAAGGCCATCGATACTTGCTTGAGCGTGGCTGATCGGTATGATGTGCAGGTGGCCATCCACACCGATACGCTCAATGAAGCCGGTTATATCGAGGATACGATCAAGGCGATCAAGGGAAGAACCATCCATAGCTTCCATACGGAAGGTGCAGGCGGTGGTCACGCACCGGACATCATCAAGATTTGTGGTGAGCCGAACGTGTTGCCGTCTTCAACCAACCCCACGATGCCTTTTACGGTCAATACGATGGATGAGCATCTGGACATGTTGATCGTGTGTCACAATTTGAATCCACGGATTCCCGAAGACGTTGCGTTTGCAGAGTCCCGTATCCGACGTGAAACCATTGCGGCAGAAGATATCTTGCATGATTTGGGCGCAATCAGCATCATGTCTTCAGACTCACAGGCCATGGGTCGAATCGGAGAGGTCATCACCAGGACCTGGCAAACGGCTCATAAAATGAAGGCCCAGCGGGGACACCTCACACCGGTCGGTGGGAGGGACTCCGGCCAGAACGACAACTTTCGGGCCAGGCGTTACATTGCCAAGTACACGATCAATCCAGCGATCACGCATGGCATCGCCCATGAGGTCGGGTCTATTGAGGTTGGAAAGATCGCTGACTTGGTCGTCTGGAAGCCGGAGTTTTTCGGTGTAAAGCCGGAAATGGTATTAAAAAGCGGCTTTATCGCTCAAGCGCAGATGGGCGATCCCAATGCCTCGATCCCGACACCGGAGCCAACCATCAGCCGGCCGATGTTCGGCGCATTTGGGCGTGCGTTGTCCAGCACCAGCTTTACCTTCATATCGCAGGCGGCCATGGATCATGAGATTCCCAAACGCCTTGGTCTGCAGCGGAGGGTGGCGGCAGTCAAGAACTGTCGGAATATCGGGAAGCGCGATCTCAAGCTGAATGATGCGCTTCCAAAAGTAGAAGTTCATCCGGAGACCTATATTGTGACCGCGGACGGTGTGCCGCTCACGTGTGAGCCGGCCATTGTGTTGCCGTTGGCACAACGGTATCAATTGTTCTAA
- a CDS encoding urease accessory protein UreF, which yields MNTPALLEGLRFVDTFFPSGGYAFSSGLEAAVQAGAVKTSDQLAKYVEDLLRGGMSRREVLAVKQANHAASKGLLELAVQIDRVLEATKLGRESRMASRQMGRQVIRVAADQIRAKSILNEYRDEMEADRAPGHLAVTFGLTMGSCGWSPEETAGAFLYQTAVGFISSAMRLSPIGQHEGQRILGEWLPLIERISREVDLDTAMSSWSPIQDIYAMRHGSLEWRLFRS from the coding sequence ATGAATACCCCCGCATTACTCGAAGGGTTACGGTTCGTCGATACGTTTTTCCCCTCCGGAGGCTACGCCTTTTCATCAGGGTTGGAAGCAGCGGTACAGGCCGGAGCTGTGAAGACGTCCGATCAGCTGGCCAAGTACGTCGAAGATTTGTTGCGTGGGGGTATGAGTCGCCGGGAGGTGCTTGCCGTCAAGCAGGCAAATCACGCGGCCTCGAAAGGATTGCTGGAGCTAGCGGTCCAGATCGATCGAGTGCTCGAAGCAACCAAGCTTGGGCGAGAATCGCGCATGGCCAGCCGCCAGATGGGGCGACAAGTGATCAGGGTCGCGGCGGATCAGATTCGAGCCAAGTCGATCCTGAATGAATATCGTGATGAAATGGAGGCTGATCGTGCACCGGGACATCTTGCAGTGACGTTCGGACTGACTATGGGTAGCTGCGGTTGGAGTCCAGAGGAAACTGCCGGCGCCTTCTTGTATCAAACGGCCGTGGGGTTTATCTCATCGGCGATGCGGCTGAGTCCCATCGGTCAACATGAGGGACAGCGCATCCTGGGCGAATGGCTTCCATTGATTGAACGGATCAGTCGGGAGGTTGATCTCGATACGGCCATGAGCTCATGGTCACCTATCCAAGATATTTATGCGATGCGTCATGGCTCCCTGGAATGGAGACTGTTTCGATCGTAA
- a CDS encoding acyl-CoA desaturase, with product MVTPEQSAVTLRRTYPIYVTVLLFTLVVGSALIGVPAFAFIYGYTWLDWTMFGLLYMITGLGITVGYHRLISHRSFLCPDWVKAGLLIAGGWALQNSALKWGADHIRHHAACDQDADPYNAQRGFWHSHCGWLFSDGRYSDEKYATRLKQDPIVMWQHRHYGLIFLSGLALPFVVGFLYGGWVGGFGCFMLAGVGRTFAVLNSTFCINSVCHLWGSQPHGQADSSRDSWLVSLLTFGEGYHNYHHTYQSDYRNGPRWYNFDPSKWLIFTLSLFGLAWSLRTASSAESKASNS from the coding sequence ATGGTAACACCCGAACAATCCGCCGTCACGCTCAGGCGTACCTATCCAATCTACGTGACAGTGTTACTGTTCACTCTTGTGGTGGGGAGCGCGCTCATCGGGGTGCCCGCCTTCGCCTTCATCTATGGGTATACCTGGTTGGACTGGACCATGTTTGGGCTCCTGTACATGATTACCGGGCTCGGCATTACGGTTGGCTACCATCGGCTGATTTCGCACAGAAGTTTCCTGTGTCCCGATTGGGTCAAGGCCGGATTACTCATCGCGGGCGGATGGGCACTGCAAAACTCAGCCTTGAAGTGGGGAGCTGATCACATCCGCCACCATGCCGCCTGTGACCAAGATGCCGATCCTTACAATGCTCAACGAGGATTCTGGCATAGCCATTGCGGATGGCTCTTCTCCGACGGGCGATACTCGGATGAAAAATATGCCACACGGCTCAAGCAAGATCCGATTGTCATGTGGCAACACCGGCATTATGGGCTTATCTTTCTCTCAGGATTGGCACTCCCGTTCGTGGTGGGCTTTCTCTATGGCGGTTGGGTCGGCGGCTTCGGCTGTTTCATGCTCGCCGGCGTCGGCCGGACATTTGCCGTGCTGAATTCGACCTTTTGTATCAATTCAGTGTGCCATCTGTGGGGGAGCCAACCCCATGGCCAAGCGGATTCAAGCCGCGACAGCTGGTTGGTCTCGCTTCTGACGTTCGGCGAGGGATATCACAATTACCACCACACCTACCAAAGCGATTACCGAAACGGTCCCCGCTGGTATAATTTCGACCCATCGAAATGGCTGATTTTCACGCTGTCACTGTTCGGATTGGCCTGGTCGCTCCGCACCGCCTCCTCCGCCGAGAGCAAAGCTTCAAACTCCTAA
- a CDS encoding urease accessory protein UreD, with the protein MTTPTRQGQRKSTARKTGTSQPRTSSRASSSTRTKKSPGRFATELVGRVGELTLDYAKRDHRTIISHSYFTTPWKLLPPIYLDDTGAAYTLLVNPSGGLVGGDHLSIDMNVGQDAHVLISAPSANRVYRTEGKVSEQHVTITVGSGAVLEWFPEHTIPFAGSRFRQVLQATLAPGATLLLWDAVASGRIARGERWAFTDLGNDIRITTASGSTLLERYLLDPSTDLGRVGLAEEWNYVASLYVVNDATPPEVWTALESTIATILDTRPGEVLGGVSAGPVPGLAVKILARAAPDLTAILDALWAAVREGLWNLPPVSLRKY; encoded by the coding sequence ATGACCACGCCGACGCGGCAGGGACAACGGAAGAGCACGGCTCGGAAAACGGGCACGTCTCAACCAAGGACATCATCTCGGGCAAGCTCATCCACCAGGACGAAAAAATCTCCTGGACGGTTTGCGACAGAGTTAGTCGGGCGGGTCGGAGAACTGACGCTCGACTACGCGAAACGCGATCACCGAACCATTATTTCGCACTCCTATTTCACAACGCCGTGGAAATTGCTTCCTCCCATCTATCTTGATGACACGGGAGCCGCCTACACGCTGCTGGTCAATCCCTCCGGCGGTCTTGTCGGCGGTGATCATCTGTCCATCGACATGAACGTGGGGCAGGACGCGCATGTCCTGATTTCTGCCCCTTCTGCCAACCGTGTCTATAGGACAGAAGGAAAGGTGTCCGAACAGCACGTCACTATCACGGTCGGGTCCGGCGCGGTGCTCGAGTGGTTCCCTGAACATACGATCCCTTTTGCCGGTTCTCGATTTCGACAGGTACTCCAAGCCACTCTGGCGCCTGGCGCAACACTCTTATTATGGGATGCTGTCGCCTCCGGCCGTATCGCCAGAGGGGAGCGGTGGGCATTTACGGACCTGGGAAACGACATCCGAATCACGACGGCGTCCGGCAGTACGCTGCTTGAGCGCTATCTTCTTGATCCATCCACGGACTTAGGCCGTGTCGGGTTGGCGGAAGAATGGAACTATGTGGCGTCGCTCTATGTGGTGAACGACGCGACGCCCCCGGAGGTATGGACCGCACTGGAATCGACAATCGCCACGATCTTGGACACTCGTCCAGGAGAAGTCTTGGGAGGTGTGTCTGCCGGCCCTGTCCCGGGGCTTGCCGTCAAGATACTGGCTCGAGCGGCCCCTGACCTTACTGCCATCCTTGATGCGCTATGGGCAGCCGTGCGTGAAGGGTTGTGGAATCTCCCGCCGGTGTCTCTACGGAAATACTAA